From Quercus lobata isolate SW786 chromosome 1, ValleyOak3.0 Primary Assembly, whole genome shotgun sequence, one genomic window encodes:
- the LOC115974147 gene encoding uncharacterized protein LOC115974147, which yields MELQHFIHEHPLIINKFPGNFMSFLESFYFYYHKIMPKCTGCGEAIVGSCVCCGQCNFRLHNSCAELPRELQLPIHDKHPLVLQITKNDEGTYKCNYCNLVCKHFFYHCPLCKFVLDVKCASSLQSILEVEIHDHPLALFQGSISFTCNFCGKKGEDKPCQCALCGIWFHHKCAFLPHMVKHMRHKHPLNLTKPLKNDQSEDQLCQFCVKKLDTNYGIYYCSSCDYVVHLDCAIDNFHGELTLKWESKDEELIESTTRVGKDKIEVPIEIKHFSHEHELKLTDELENYEICDGCIRTIFLPFYKCAQCSFFLHKSCVELPNKKQHPLHMHTLTLNSRRSMLARCDVCELFTNGFTYKCSICGRFELDVSCSLIPEKLTHVGHEHSLILSSTTLDEKCSACNYKTKIFRCTKCEFTLDFGCATLPLTVKHRQHEHLFSLRYSAEDNSGEYYCDICEEERDSKFWFYYCDECSFPAHPKCIFGEFLNSEYRDCRNIKFGSTYTSDIHQHPLTLAHKTMDHASCDKCGKFCNEVAYECATCNSIIQVEGLPNCETSLMDFAVAEKQQIVDAKLKHMFELAYL from the exons ATGGAACTTCAACACTTCATCCATGAGCATCCTCTGATAATCAATAAATTTCCTGGGAACTTCATGTCCTTTTTGgaaagcttttatttttattatcataaaattatGCCCAAATGTACTGGGTGTGGTGAAGCAATTGTGGGTTCATGTGTCTGTTGTGGGCAATGTAACTTTCGTCTTCATAATTCATGCGCCGAACTACCCCGTGAGTTGCAACTGCCAATACATGACAAACACCCTTTAGTTCTCCAAATAACTAAAAATGATGAAGGCACTTACAAATGCAACTATTGCAATTTAGTTTGCAAACATTTCTTTTACCATTGTCCCCTCTGCAAATTTGTCCTTGATGTCAAATGTGCTTCTTCGCTACAATCCATCCTTGAAGTCGAAATTCACGACCACCCATTGGCCCTCTTCCAAGGTTCAATCTCATTCACTTGTAATTTTTGTGGTAAAAAAGGTGAGGACAAGCCTTGCCAATGTGCCTTATGTGGAATTTGGTTCCACCACAAATGTGCTTTCTTACCACACATGGTCAAACATATGCGGCACAAGCACCCTCTCAACCTCACTAAACCTCTCAAGAATGATCAATCTGAGGACCAACTTTGtcaattttgtgtaaaaaagtTGGACACAAACTATGGGATTTATTATTGCTCAAGTTGTGATTATGTTGTCCATCTTGATTGTGCTATTGACAACTTTCATGGGGAGCTAACATTGAAGTGGGAATCAAAAGATGAGGAGCTTATTGAGTCAACAACCAGGGTGGGGAAGGACAAAATTGAAGTACCCATAGAAATCAAACATTTCAGTCATGAGCATGAATTGAAGCTTACTGATGAGCTTGAGAATTATGAAATATGTGATGGGTGTATACGAACTATCTTCCTTCCGTTTTACAAGTGTGCTCagtgttctttctttttacaCAAATCCTGTGTAGAATTACccaataaaaaacaacatccactTCACATGCACACACTCACCTTGAATTCAAGGAGATCTATGCTTGCTCGTTGTGATGTTTGTGAACTTTTTACTAATGGCTTTACCTATAAGTGTAGCATATGCGGCAGGTTTGAACTTGATGTTTCATGTAGTTTGATCCCAGAAAAGCTTACTCATGTCGGCCACGAGCATTCCCTCATTCTCTCTAGTACAACATTGGATGAGAAGTGTAGTGCTTGTAATTATAAAACGAAAATATTTCGTTGTACTAAATGTGAATTTACTCTAGATTTTGGATGTGCTACGCTGCCACTCACTGTAAAACATAGACAACATGAGCATCTTTTTTCCTTACGATATTCTGCTGAAGATAATTCAGGTGAATATTATTGTGATATTTGTGAGGAAGAACGAGATTCAAAGTTTTGGTTCTATTACTGTGATGAATGTAGCTTTCCTGCTCACCCCAAATGTATATTTGGAGAGTTTTTAAATAGCGAGTATCGAGACTGCCGAAACATCAAGTTTGGAAGCACTTACACATCCGACATCCACCAACATCCCCTCACTCTTGCTCATAAAACTATGGACCATGCTTCATGTGACAAGTGTGGTAAATTTTGCAATGAAGTGGCCTATGAATGTGCCACTTGTAATTCCATTATTCAGGTGGAGGGTCTGCCGAATTGTGAAACCTCCCTGATGGACTTCGCCGTCGCCGAGAAGCAACAAATA gtTGATGCTAAATTGAAGCACATGTTTGAGTTAGCATATTTGTGA
- the LOC115974170 gene encoding repressor of RNA polymerase III transcription MAF1 homolog, with amino-acid sequence MKFLEYTPLDRLNDFLSRLNLGERTIKGCLEAYSCKHTGTDKKLSLSLENEMLDYLGKSSDTDSPSPADVLLSRSSRKTLIYLVLTLYHMYPDYDFSAMKAHQFFTEESWDSFKQIFDTYMFEASKEWVETNGGSSLLDSLYKALDEVVKLADCEIYSYNPDSDADPFLERGAIWSFNFFFYHRKLKRVVSFRFCCLSNLVTEEFLIAELPYEEDGEIFDDMDM; translated from the exons ATGAAGTTCTTAGAATACACTCCGCTAGATCG aTTAAATGATTTCTTGAGTCGTCTAAATCTTGGGGAGCGTACCATTAAAGGATGCCTTGAAGCTTACTCCT GCAAACACACGGGAACTGATAAGAAACTTTCTCTCAGCTTGGAGAATGAG ATGCTTGATTATCTAGGGAAATCTTCAGACACCGACTCTCCCTCCCCAGCTGATGTCTTGTTGAGCAGATCCAG CCGGAAGACATTGATCTACCTTGTTCTTACGCTTTATCACATGTATCCAGATTATGACTTCAG TGCAATGAAAGCTCACCAGTTCTTCACCGAGGAAAGCTGGGACAGTTTTAAGCAGATCTTTGATACCTACATGTTTGAAGCATCAAag GAGTGGGTTGAGACTAATGGGGGCAGTTCCCTGCTAGATTCCTTGTACAAGGCTTTAGATGAG GTCGTAAAACTAGCAGATTGTGAAATTTACAGTTACAATCCAGACTCTGATGCTGATCCATTTCTAGAGAGAGGAGCCAT ATGgtctttcaatttcttcttctatcACAGAAAACTAAAGCGTGTTGTGAGTTTTCGTTTTTGTTGTTTAAG TAATTTGGTGACCGAGGAATTTCTAATTGCTGAATTACCGTATGAGGAAGATGGGGAGATTTTTGATGACATGGACATGTGA